tattatgtttgatccGTGGACTTCAGATAATaacctaaatttatattttctaaagtttttttttttttttttatacaaaattgtatacttaagtataataatataacagctATTAtcgtaatcaaatatttatttgtatatacaaaTTCATAGGTTTTTTCTAATGTaagtgaatttaataatttttcttgttGATCTAATTTTGCGTTTATTTTATCGAAAGACtctttatcaaatttttaatttttaatttcatctaAATGAATGGGTTTCGGATATAGTCGATTAACTGCAATATTACAGCACGAATCATTTAAAAGGCTTAACTGTAAAGGCTGTGTTACAAATGACGATTCTAATATTTGTTCTGTTATTATAACGCCCATAGCCGTTTGAGCAAGACAACCAGCTTTCAGGAATGATTTACCAGAACTTTTTAATGTTAGCCTACGAATAAAAGATCGTTTATGACAAATTATCGTGATTATAGTAGGCTTTTCACATACAAAgtaccaattatttttgaaaaatgatgggtaccataactattttttaaattcagtgATATAAGTATCACATTGGGTAGGTTGgctatagaattttttaatatttctgttaCACAAGTAGGATCAGTAACACTATTGTGTATGATTTCATTAAAACCACAAACAAAAGTATTAGCAACttttacagttattaatattgaccaaataaaaattttgtcaCCAAATCGTCTGTTATTAAGTACATTGGATTTtcagttatatgtataaattgtccTAATTCATTGATTGGAACGTATATcggtagaatataatataatttgaaaatgtcgATGGTACATAAtggaatttttattgaaaatattaatctatcgTTCATTGGGCGAAGGTCTAtgagtaatattttgtatatttcttgtatattatcttcattaaattttacagggaattttaaattttccggTAGGATATTTTCCATTCGTTTTATTTCTGACAAAAACTGATCTGGTGTAATTATGAAAACatctaatttattcatttgaaCGTTTGAAATTATTCTTTGTAACCACGTTACAAATATAtctaattcattaatattattttcaatcagggatattaattttaaaataataatttgtttattttcgtCTGCTAATTGAATATCTATggtgttaatagttttttcaatttttttcatatttttatcaaataataatttattgtcattaaatgttgttatggtttcattaaaatttgttattgtgCTTCTTAAAATAGAAACTTGGTCTTCAACTATGTGTATCATATCTTTTTGATCATTCTCTAATTTGTTAATCGAACTATCATACCTTCTTACATCATCAGCGTCGGCAATGCCGAACATCCACTGTAATGCCGAACCCCCAGATTCAAATGATAGCCTAACCTTTTTACTATGCCTAGCCATTTGTCTAATAGTCTGTGTAtctgtgttaattttttttacacgctTCTCCAACTGATTTAGAGTTATTTGGTTGGAGTTATTAATTGCAAATGAGTTGATTGATTTTAACATGTTATTTACATCGATAAGgctatttattagatattttaaatctataaatttattgatggtCCAACtacttttacataatttacctTCTCCTATTATTTCGTACTGTAATCCTGGACTATTGGTGGTAAGAGTGAGGTTATAAAATGCAGCATCTTGATTTTTACtggaaataatatgattggtTAGCAGCAATAGTAGTATGGTACGACAAATCACATTCCAGGCATccatttttgttgtaattctatgataaataaaaaattatgtataatatgtaaattaaaaattgaataaaaaaaaaatttgtaaaaaaaaaacaattttcttacCTGTTTCGATGTTTGAACTTCTTCGATCACTCGaacatacacaataaaatatgaacaaggtaaatattgtaaaataggtactttacgTAAAACTCGCGGCGCCTGATGATAACCAAGTCATACGATTATTACCACTGATCCCCTTTGGTCATCACATTGtccttatatattaattatattatattgttgatgtTATAccagttgtaatatttttgtaatcttACCCTAGATACAACAAGCTTAAAAATGATTACCATATTAACTTACTGTTACATTGttacacaattattgttttcttagccaagtttttaaataccaacattttttgttattacctaggtatgttaatttatatttttttaataaatagttttacttaTTACGTATATGGTTGTTTTCTTAaccttgtttttaaatattatatcatattttatgaaatgcttaaaacaacataatattttaattaaggaattaaaaacattaaaatatacgagtaacatttttattggacaataaaaattatagttcatattttattcgacTACTAAAATAAGTGTGCGTGTGTTTTAttccgttaaaaaaaatcgtcgtttctttattgtatgaaaatggctttgcaaaatatttttttgttatcaaatCGCTCAGCTCTTAACTTAAAAGAagcaattaaattacttaaaaaacctAATTTAAACAGTGATGACATAGTACAGTGTTATAACTTGGAACCAAAACCAGGTTTTTGGTATATGTGTGCGTATAATCAAAGTTCTGCTGACAGTATTGAATGGCAATCAACAGGCACTCGTTTATTgcctaatgaaaaaaatcccATCGTACTGGTCGAAAACTTTTCATCATCCGAAAAAGTGaataaaagtgtttttaaattaacgaaaaaaaacgaatatgaCGCTACTTTGGTTAACTATTCAGATTTGGACCCTACAGTtgagaatttaaaaagaacac
This genomic interval from Aphis gossypii isolate Hap1 unplaced genomic scaffold, ASM2018417v2 Contig00112, whole genome shotgun sequence contains the following:
- the LOC126553260 gene encoding uncharacterized protein LOC126553260, with protein sequence MKMALQNIFLLSNRSALNLKEAIKLLKKPNLNSDDIVQCYNLEPKPGFWYMCAYNQSSADSIEWQSTGTRLLPNEKNPIVLVENFSSSEKVNKSVFKLTKKNEYDATLVNYSDLDPTVENLKRTHVSKKRSIKNIMKNRFKLIKKDCNSVSNKLIENEPAEKYVSTSIEATPVGTEIDFLGADNAPPESSSRDEQNLNKPSMNCLPGDENIILTPLSNLECVRKIITLKI